The genomic window gcaaaaaaaatttttttttggaataGTTGTAAAATAGCTAAGGGTCCCAAATTAAACCACTATTTTGGTTTATTACTGAAACAATTGCAGATATCAAGATGACTGTATAACTTTTcgtttaaaaataatatgcTACATAATATCGCGAGGCCAGGGATCGGAAAactctatatatattgggAATTATTGTTTACCATGAACGTAGGTTATATACAAAAGAATTTCTCTATATACATATTAGGTTTATCAGTTTTTCTTTGTGgattattatgaaaaaatatacagGAAAGTGaacttattatttaaaataataacgataTCCTAAAAtacataaatatatatatatagatagaAAAATCCTTTTGACGGGTAAAACTTTTTCACAACATAATCACATATATACTAAGTATTTTTCGGATTTGCATTCATGCCAGCTAATGATGGTGACTTAGTTCATAGAAGCAATAATCTTAAAGGGATCAAAAATGTTGGCAAATAAACACCAATAagttttaatttatcagCATTACTCAAGGGGACTAAGGTCTCATCACTTCCTAAGAATGGATAGTGACCCCTTTTAGCAATCTCATATAAACAATAAAATGTAGTGGCTGATGCAATCAATCCATATCTGAATAACCATTTATTCAAGCGTTTCCTATCAATAAGACGAGcattttcataatatttctCATTTAATCTTTTGAGGAAGTAGAAGAATAATGGTAATTGGGAAActaattcaaaaaaaacaCAAATTTTCAACCATAATGGTTTTTCCCATAATAAAAAgtcattattttgttgaataTGCCATGATACTATAGTACTACCAACTTGCCAATTCGATGGAATTATCACAGATGCATCAATGAATATAGTGATGGGGATATGAATTAGgaaataataccaaaagAAAGTTCTTTCCTTCGGAGATAATTCAGCTTGTTTCGCAATTTTTTGTTCCTTCTTCGACATGTTGGAATAGACGCTTTAACTTATCAAAGTTCCTACTCTATAGAatacaaaataaatgaaaagttcttctttttctaatCACCGAAGGGTGATCAAAGTTTCAATTATATACGTGAGTATTCAATCAAGATGATGAGGAAATTGCTAGAATTGGGATAAATCGGTAAACGAGAATTCGCTTTTAACGTACGTATTGACCCGaataaggaaaaaataCGTGAAACAATGGATAGCACCTCTTCgaatatcttcaatatcttAAGTTTTTGTTTGATTAAATCTGGACGATGCGCTTTCTAGAAGGAAACCTATGTATGATGGTATCTGTCAATGGTTACGTGACCTCTTAGTGTTATCTTATAAAATCTCGTGCCCCTTGCTTTTACGACATAAGGTTATCGTCGCCAACAGGacatattatttaaacCAATGAGTTATTTCTTTGATGGCTCTACCCTTCCTTTACTTACAAGTGAATTAGACCATTGTTTATGACTCACACAAATCTAAAACTCACTTAAATTTGCCTGGTGCTATAGCAAAAAAATGACTAATAACGCAGTAAACAACTATAGATATGATaatatgaaaaatcttGATGCATTCGAAGATAACGTTTGTATCGTAGGTGCCGGTGTCATTGGTTTAACAATTGGATATCAATTACTATCAAAATTGTCAGAAACAACTACCAATgacaaaaacaaaaagaagtTTAAGTTGAAGCAATTGACTATTATTGCTAGTAATTTCCCGAAGGACTCACCAATATCTCATCATTACACATCACCATGGGCTGGTGCACATTTCAGACCATTCCCACATAGACCTGAAACTTTCCAACAAGATCAACGAGAATCCAATTACACAAGAATTACATATGGGTTTTTCCAAGAACTAGTTAAAAATCATCCTGAATCaacaattgaatttatGAAAGGGGTTGATTGGTTAGAAAACCCACCATTAGAATATTCTAAGTTCGGTCCCGGTTATTGTAACACACCAACTTCCAAATTAGAATTCAAGCCTATCCCAAAGGATCAATTACCAAGAGGGGTTACCTTTGGTGCGGAGTATTTAACCTATTGTTTAAA from Naumovozyma dairenensis CBS 421 chromosome 3, complete genome includes these protein-coding regions:
- the EMA19 gene encoding Ema19p (similar to Saccharomyces cerevisiae YLR050C; ancestral locus Anc_8.60) — its product is MSKKEQKIAKQAELSPKERTFFWYYFLIHIPITIFIDASVIIPSNWQVGSTIVSWHIQQNNDFLLWEKPLWLKICVFFELVSQLPLFFYFLKRLNEKYYENARLIDRKRLNKWLFRYGLIASATTFYCLYEIAKRGHYPFLGSDETLVPLSNADKLKLIGVYLPTFLIPLRLLLL